From a region of the Flavobacteriales bacterium genome:
- a CDS encoding GNAT family N-acetyltransferase: MTLTTERTISSPLERDDFDSLLEMYSEPDSNKFVKPFQNKHPDFFSDFLNKRLLQNETSIGFWVVRCKETGEIMGTVNLNFFESIDGHHIGCHLKRENWNKGLATEILSKLVTYGLKEKGLNTIYGLVEKENLVSKQLLKKIGLHYHSNKEILNTDIEIYCT, translated from the coding sequence ATGACACTAACCACAGAAAGAACGATATCGAGCCCATTAGAAAGAGATGATTTTGATTCTCTACTTGAAATGTATTCTGAACCTGATTCAAATAAATTTGTTAAACCATTTCAGAATAAGCACCCTGATTTTTTTTCAGATTTTTTGAATAAAAGATTATTACAAAATGAAACTTCAATTGGTTTCTGGGTTGTAAGATGTAAAGAAACGGGTGAAATAATGGGGACTGTCAATTTGAACTTCTTTGAATCAATAGATGGTCATCACATAGGATGTCATTTGAAAAGAGAAAATTGGAATAAGGGATTAGCTACAGAAATACTATCAAAATTAGTCACATATGGCCTGAAAGAAAAGGGTTTGAACACAATATATGGATTGGTGGAAAAAGAAAATCTTGTATCAAAGCAGTTATTGAAAAAAATAGGACTTCATTACCATTCGAATAAAGAAATCTTAAATACTGATATAGAAATATACTGTACCTAA